The DNA segment AATTTTAGACTGGATATACGAGCTAAGCGTCGTTGGTTCATACACATCATTGGGTTACAACCACCGAAAATCACGGTTCGCGCAGCTGGGCTCTGAGCAAGACCTCAGCGGTAAAGTCTATGTGGTAACTGGAGCCAATTCTGGAATCGGCCTGGCGACGACCGAGAAGCTGCTTAGTTGCGGAGCCGGGGTCGTAATGGCTTGCCGCAGTTTTGAGCGTAGCTTTGCAGTTTATCAAAGACTGATGCTCGAATTTCCAAAGTCGAGATTAGAGATCAGTCCTGTGGATGTATCAGATCTTAGCAACGTCGATGCA comes from the Deltaproteobacteria bacterium genome and includes:
- a CDS encoding SDR family NAD(P)-dependent oxidoreductase, encoding MKLAGREQDTMRHKILDWIYELSVVGSYTSLGYNHRKSRFAQLGSEQDLSGKVYVVTGANSGIGLATTEKLLSCGAGVVMACRSFERSFAVYQRLMLEFPKSRLEISPVDVSDLSNVDA